cagctcactgtaacttctgcctcccaggctcaagctattctcccacctcagcctcctgagtagctgggactacaggcatgcaccaccatgcctggctatattttgtatttatttgtagagacggggttttgccatattgcccaggtttgtctGAAACACCTGagtttaagtgatctgcctgtctcggcctcccaaagtgctgggattacaagtgtgaaccacaaTACCTGGACAATTTTCCTGCTAAATATTCTTTCCTGAACTCCAGTGATCCGCCTGGAATCTATGATTTATTATCAATAACTCTAATATTGGCATttgaaccatatatatatatgaacccaTATATACGTGAacccatatgtgtgtgtatatatatctatctacacatgcacatatgcacatatatgaatCTAGAGTGACTTGATATAGTTTCTTGCTGAAGGTCTTTTATACAACATCATTATATACCTTGATTAACAAAGATTTCACAATACCTGAGAGACTGTTCTCAAGAATACATGCATCATAAAACCTAActgatttcttctttctgtcattAGCTCTACTTTATCATGGTGTTTCTTCTCCTTGATCATATCTTCACATAGTATTTGAACTTGGAATGGATAAATCTTAAacttttttgagaaaataattacaCCTTAATTTGgtgtcattttatattttggtcCTTTTCAAGGCATAGCTTTTACTCCATACTTAATTTTGTATGTCTCTAGCAGTAGAAACCTGCAGATACACAGACCATATTAAACAATTCCTCTTACTAATATTATTAATGTTAAGTTGACTTCTATTATTGTTTTATCTTTCACTCTCTCGATGTGAGTACTTTGGTCTTATTATAGGTCAGGATTTTTTAAACTGGAATCCTCAGACCCCCAAAGGGCCAAAGATTGAATTTGGCAGGTCCATGAACttgaatttgaaaaacaaagtctTTATATTCACTAACATCTAACTGAAATTTAGcagtttcttcctttgtaaatGTAGGCAGCAAACCTCAGTAGTGTTAGCAATATCTATGACTTTATCACCAATGAAATCCAGTTATTTTCATATCATTTTACTGTTGTTATAGATATTTTAGAATATCATTACATTCATCACTACTTTAAAATTATAGAGCTACTACTAGCTCTtggtatttaatatattaataaaggcttgtatattttattctaaacgACAACCACCACGGCAAGCTCCTATGACTACAGAGCCAACCATGGGAGCAGAGCTTCCCCACCCAGTAAAATGCTGACACCTGTTGATGGGGGACTCAGTGGCCAAGGGGTACCCCATCGACCTCTTTCCAAGCCTCCAAATAACAAACATCTAAGTAAAAGCAATGAGGAGCTTCCAGACACTTCCCCCTCACTGCCCCTTTCCAGCTTTTCCAATCAGATCACCACCTCTAAACCTGACCAGGAAGTTCTGGAAGCTGCCTCTATAAGACATGCATGGCGCGCTTATTGGACCCAGTCACCGTACTGGAGACAGGGGCTTCATGGAGACTTTTTTCCTCCATCACTAATCATAACCTACTCTCGGGATTATGCCTTATGAAAGCTAGGGGGCAGCAAACTCAATGGCAAAGTGAAAAAGACTGCCCGCTGCAGAGGCACCCGGGCAGCCTTGTGAGCTGAGCTTACTGCTGGCTTTGCTGCTTCTTCCAGGACCCTCAATCAGGTAGCGGTGCCCTGCAGTCTGACGCCGCATGGTGATTCCATTATTTACCTGCTTACAGATTCAGGAAGGAAATCAATGCCAGCTCCTTCAGGATAATTTTTCCAATAACCTAAAACACATTTCAATGACTACATTTTGGGAGGTGTTATTCAACATACATACTTTTCTTTGAGATAGTGaagaagctctttttttttttttttttttttggaatccaTTGTCTCTTAAAAGTGTGATTACTTGCTCTTGCTCTTATAATCTCGTTTTCTACGTTTATTTTATGGGTTTACCATCTCTCTCTATCCCCTACCCAGCCCCCAGTGTCTGCTAGAATATACACTTCATCAGACAAACTATCCCCCGTGGCTCCCAGGAACTGCCACATAGAAGGAGCTCAgaggccggcatggtggctcacacctgtaatcccagtacttcgggagccTGAGAAGAGTGAATCACTGGAGCTCGAGAACAGTgaatcactggagctcaggagttgagactagcctaggcaatatggcaaaaccccatctatacaaaaaaatgtaaaaatcagccaggcatggtggtgaatgcctgtagtcccaactattcaggagactgaggtgggaggatcacttgagcccaggaggtcaaggctgcagtgagctgtgatagcgccactgcactccagcctgagtgacagaatgagaccctgtctcagaacaaaacaaaaaggagctcagaaaatatttgttgagtgaatgcgTTGTTGAGTGAATGCATGAACAGTTTGAAAACTATACAGCAATCCTGCTCCATTTCATGTTAGCACTGCTCTCGTTCCTATGCAGATGGAATTTTTGAAAAGCATGTGACCATCTTCCTAATGCCATGCAATACAAACTTCTCAGAAAGGGGGCTCTATGAAGAGCCCTTCTCATGGCTTTTTAGTCATTCCATCTTCTCTAAGAGCAACAGTAAACGTATCCAGGGAGTTAGCCTCTGTGACTTTTAGGCTCCAAAGTTCTTCATGTGTGTCTGCCAAAACCCTTGAAACTTCATGTTGTTACAGATGACGGCAAACACACCCCTAATTTTTCTAACCTTGAAATGCTATGATAAGTGAACTCCCAACTTGTTGAACCATCGTACTCACCAGTCCAGGTTTCCAGAATCAGTTCTCACATCAGAGTTACCTCACTTAGGAATTCTACTttagattaaaaaacaatttcCAAATGTCCCTGAATTGAAAACTCAGCTGAAATGTTCTAATAAGGCCACCCTTTAACCCTTGATGTCCCAACATACCTGCAAGGCAGCTAGCAGGATGCCACAAGCAATGGAAACGCTGATCTCATTGTAGTAGTGGACTTTTTTCTTGCCATTTGCAGCAAAACCATGTACTTGTTTGAAAATGAGAATCAAAATAGGGGCAGTATCCAAGTACTCTTTAATCCAGTTGGTTCTGTGAAGAGAAAAGAGATTCAGGAGAATATTTGCCCatattttttgttctcttttactACCTTAGcttctttatgataaaaataaaaacctatttactcatcttttatatttaaattgaacagctacagaatttttatttttgtctcattcCTCTTTTTCTGACCAGGATCATTCAATTTCATAAACATGTCTTAGTAAGTGCCTAGTATGGCAAGACATATGAAATGCTGAAAGATACAAGGGCAGGTCCTATTACCCAGTATGCACTGGGTCAAAATTCAGCCAGGGAGAAGGCAAGGATGGCAGTGAGGTTTAGCCAAAATCACAAAATCACAGGTGGGCAGATGGCAATGCTGTTCACCCAGTtacagaaaaaaggaagggaactTCTGCGGGAGAGGGAGATCATTCACGTGAGGTATAAATGCAGAgctgaatttttgttttccagCTCAGAATATCTCTTTCTTGATTTCATTACCCTGGCCCACACATTTTGGCAGAAGTTTTATTCTAGCACAGATAGTCAAAAAGGACAGAGAGTCATATAATCCCATATATTGGGATTTTACCTTAGGATATCTTATGTCATTCATTAGTAAGAGACAATCACCATTCATTTCATTTCTAGCCTGATTATGCTTCCTCGTTCCGAAGCACACGAAACTCATTTGTGTATTTCTCCATTGTTCCCCTTATACTATGAACGTCTGTATGTTACACTTTCAAAGCTACTTAACTGTACTTCAACCAGCTTAGTTACATTTGACTattgtcatttcttttctccctaCAAAGAGGGAAAATGGTAATGTTTTAGAAGATCTGCACTGGAGCTGGACTGTCTTGGCCACTGGGCAAGCTACTTGGCCTCCCATGGAACTGTtaccttctctgtaaaatgtacTCTTGTGTACCCAATCCCTATGGTTATTGCAAGGGTGAAAATAGTTAAAATACATAAAGTGGTTTTTAATAAAGCCAAGCATCAGAATTTTAAATCATGGAAATATCAACACAGAGGAGCCACTTGTAATCCACTTTCCTGACTCACTCGATGAACCAACACTCTCCATTCCCTCCATAGAGCACGCGGACTGTGACTTCGATGCCCGGAGCAGACCCCGAGGGCTGCATTTGTTGAGGGACCACAGTGAAACTACTTACACTGAATTCCCCTCCACTTTTTTCCTGGAGTTGAGGAAGCCAAAAAGTTACTAAGGCCTCACAGATAACTACACTTGTGCTAAACTTGTCCTAAAACTAAAACCTGCTTAGTAAAATGATTGGGAAGACCTGATCACTTTAGCAAAATGTAATTTGCTTCATGCAAGATCTTCAGAAGAATTTCGCCATTTTATGTTCAGATGGGTGAAAAGTGAAGTAATTCCTCAATTATTTACTAAGCAAATAATTGAGTCAGAGCCTATTTACCAAACACTCACATGGCGATATGGGAGTGAGCTCTGTCTTAACTTCCATAATTCCTCCCAGAGGCAGAATCAAGCTTATCTACACTTACAACAAAGCCAggacatggtggtggtggtgattttattttaagaagcCAAGGCGAACATCCCCAATTCCACCACTgtttgtacctcagtttcttgAGATCTGTGACCCAGCGATGTCCCATCCTTTTCATATAGTtgatctcctcttcctcctcaatgATCTTTCGAATCTTGTGCTTCACATCTGGGTCCTTCACAACCACGAAGGTCCAGGGCTCTGTGTGGGCCCCACTTGGGGCTGTTCCTGTCACCCATTccattaaaatcagaaattaaaactgCAGGAAAGTGTGAGGCTGCTAATTAAGGAGAGGCTCATCCCTGtagtccaagcactttgggaggctggagctggagaattaaaacatttttgcacttttttttttttaaactagcagagtgtgctggtgtgtgcctgtagtcccagctgcttgggaggcagaggtgggaggatcgcttgagctcaggaggcagtgagtcatgattgcaccactgcaccctagcctggcaACGGGGTGAcatcctatctcttaaaaaaatttttttctaaggataaaGATAATAATTCatacttggccgggcgcagtggctcatgcctgtaatcccagcactttgggaggccgaggtgggtggatcacctgaggtcaggagttcaaaaccagcctggccaacatggtgaaaccccgtctctagtaaaaatagaaaaattagccgggtgtggtggtgggcgcctgtaatcccatctacttgggaggctgagacaggagaattgtttgaacctgggaggcagaggttgccgtgagctaagatcatcccattgtactccagcctgggcaacaa
This genomic stretch from Chlorocebus sabaeus isolate Y175 chromosome 13, mChlSab1.0.hap1, whole genome shotgun sequence harbors:
- the IYD gene encoding iodotyrosine deiodinase 1 isoform X1 yields the protein MFFVTPILVASLCILVVWIFKNADRHMEKKKGEPRAIAEARPWVDEDLKDSSDLHQAEEDADEWQESEESVEHIPFPHTHYPEKEMVKRSQEFYELLNKRRSVRFISNEQVPMEVIDNVIRTAGTAPSGAHTEPWTFVVVKDPDVKHKIRKIIEEEEEINYMKRMGHRWVTDLKKLRTNWIKEYLDTAPILILIFKQVHGFAANGKKKVHYYNEISVSIACGILLAALQVIGKIILKELALISFLNL
- the IYD gene encoding iodotyrosine deiodinase 1 isoform X2, yielding MLMNGKNQKKVLNTSPSLIHTILRRKWLRGLRNFMNFSTRDGTAPSGAHTEPWTFVVVKDPDVKHKIRKIIEEEEEINYMKRMGHRWVTDLKKLRTNWIKEYLDTAPILILIFKQVHGFAANGKKKVHYYNEISVSIACGILLAALQNAGLVTVTTTPLNCGPRLRVLLGRPAHEKLLMLLPVGYPSKVATVPDLKRKPLDQIMVTV